A window of the Nocardia sp. NBC_01329 genome harbors these coding sequences:
- a CDS encoding fatty acid desaturase family protein: protein MNDTCAQIGDEMTANAATHDVPVDRVEVPEPPATPARPARHSDYAVLLRRVRDAGLLDRRPWYYVWKGGTLLLALVAAWTAFVLIGDSWWQLATATVLAALFAQCAFLGHDAGHRQIAGSRRADFLIGALFGNLAIGVSIGWWTSNHNRHHAHPNTEDADPDIMGVLAHSSVRARAGRGLRRLIFRYQGWLFFPMLLLEGASLHFSSARAIARRDIPRRGLEATLLLVHAAGYLAIVFLVLPPVQAVVFIAVQQGLFGLYMGTTFAPNHKGMAVLPAGDTTDYLRRQVLTSRNVRGGMVVDTAFGGLNYQIEHHLFPSMPRPNLRRAQPMVAAYCAEIDVPYCEAGLIDSYAQSLGHLHAVGRAAGPARAE, encoded by the coding sequence GTGAACGACACCTGTGCACAGATCGGTGACGAAATGACGGCAAACGCCGCCACACATGATGTTCCTGTCGACCGAGTAGAGGTCCCCGAACCTCCCGCGACCCCGGCGCGTCCCGCACGCCACAGCGACTACGCGGTCCTGCTGCGGCGGGTACGCGATGCGGGTCTGCTGGATCGGCGCCCGTGGTACTACGTCTGGAAGGGCGGGACCCTGCTGCTGGCACTGGTGGCCGCATGGACCGCGTTCGTGCTGATCGGCGACTCGTGGTGGCAGCTCGCCACCGCAACCGTCCTTGCCGCGCTCTTCGCCCAGTGCGCCTTCCTCGGCCACGATGCCGGACATCGGCAGATCGCGGGCAGCAGGCGAGCCGACTTCCTGATCGGGGCGCTCTTCGGGAACCTCGCCATCGGGGTGAGCATCGGCTGGTGGACCAGCAACCACAACCGGCATCACGCACATCCGAATACCGAGGACGCCGACCCCGACATCATGGGGGTGCTGGCGCATTCGAGCGTCCGGGCCCGCGCGGGTCGCGGTCTGCGCCGGCTGATCTTCCGCTACCAGGGGTGGCTCTTCTTCCCGATGCTGCTCCTCGAGGGCGCCAGCCTGCACTTCTCGAGCGCTCGGGCGATCGCGCGGCGCGATATTCCCCGGCGTGGGCTCGAGGCCACACTGCTGCTCGTACACGCCGCCGGTTATCTGGCCATCGTCTTCCTGGTGCTCCCGCCGGTGCAGGCAGTCGTCTTCATCGCGGTGCAGCAGGGGCTGTTCGGGCTCTATATGGGAACCACGTTCGCACCCAACCACAAAGGTATGGCAGTGCTTCCGGCCGGTGACACCACGGACTACCTGCGCCGCCAGGTCCTCACCTCACGCAATGTCCGGGGCGGGATGGTCGTCGATACGGCGTTCGGCGGCCTCAACTATCAGATCGAACATCATCTTTTCCCGTCGATGCCCCGGCCCAATCTGCGGCGCGCCCAGCCGATGGTCGCCGCGTACTGCGCGGAAATCGACGTGCCCTACTGCGAGGCGGGCCTGATCGACTCCTACGCTCAGTCGCTGGGACATCTGCACGCCGTCGGCCGGGCCGCGGGACCCGCGCGAGCCGAGTAA
- a CDS encoding dihydrodipicolinate synthase family protein, with amino-acid sequence MEWFGKARDWAAAARGRLYAAPATPFDSAGRARPEFAESYFRALVEGGADGLAIAAHTGRGPHLSARVRAELIGVARRVGAATVAGIANADEVRPAAEAGAEAVLVFPVPGDAGSVRRHLDLLWEAGGLPLVGFDLYTAPYSDEAFAAVVGHPAVAAVKLALLSDAIACQDRIALVREHGKLAVTGEDRMFGASLTWGAEAALVGVAAAAVGVTRAVLDTFTGNDLPAFLEATRRLDALAATTFREPMDGYVQRMAWIAGAEGLLPTELLTDPYAPALPDDEQARVLAVHRSVTADQSPVRTS; translated from the coding sequence ATGGAGTGGTTCGGGAAAGCACGCGACTGGGCCGCTGCCGCACGTGGTCGCCTGTACGCCGCTCCCGCCACACCCTTCGATTCGGCGGGCCGGGCGCGGCCCGAATTCGCGGAGAGCTATTTCCGCGCGCTCGTCGAGGGCGGAGCCGACGGGCTGGCCATCGCCGCCCACACCGGCCGCGGTCCGCACCTGTCCGCCCGGGTGCGCGCGGAACTGATCGGTGTGGCGCGCCGCGTGGGGGCCGCGACCGTCGCCGGGATTGCGAACGCCGACGAAGTCCGGCCGGCGGCGGAGGCCGGCGCCGAAGCGGTCCTGGTGTTCCCGGTGCCGGGTGACGCCGGATCGGTGCGGCGCCATCTCGACCTGCTGTGGGAAGCGGGCGGGCTTCCGTTGGTCGGTTTCGACCTCTACACCGCGCCGTATTCGGACGAGGCGTTCGCCGCTGTCGTCGGGCATCCGGCGGTGGCGGCAGTCAAGCTCGCCCTGCTCTCCGACGCGATCGCCTGCCAGGACCGGATCGCCCTGGTCCGCGAGCACGGCAAACTCGCCGTCACCGGCGAGGACCGTATGTTCGGCGCCTCGCTCACCTGGGGTGCGGAGGCCGCGCTCGTCGGGGTCGCCGCGGCCGCGGTGGGTGTGACGCGCGCGGTACTCGATACGTTCACCGGAAACGACCTGCCCGCGTTCCTGGAGGCGACCAGGCGGCTCGACGCGCTCGCGGCCACGACTTTCCGGGAGCCGATGGACGGGTATGTGCAACGGATGGCCTGGATCGCCGGGGCCGAGGGATTGTTACCCACCGAACTGCTGACCGATCCCTACGCGCCCGCACTCCCGGACGACGAGCAGGCTCGGGTGCTGGCGGTCCACCGATCGGTCACGGCCGATCAGTCGCCGGTTCGCACCAGCTGA
- a CDS encoding MFS transporter, translating to MRSTAAEAPELPSAQQESRAKKAVFGAWLGFYVDLFDIYLPVIVLAPASVYFQATGVSAGTVALINGSVFAATLIGRPLGAMLFGHLADKFGRRRITVISVTGFGVTTMAIGLLPGYQQIGILAVILLIALRFIDGVFLGGEYTSATPTALEQSAKERRGLNGAIISTGFPLAYCSIALITLGLLQIMPAQGIDSAYVQWGWRIPFFVGAVLSVGFAIWYGRNVEDSEEWQQSEKVKTPLLELFKGRSGRDFLQVFVLTTGLWFTSYMLTTVLPGLMKSEAELSPNATTSALVIANAIVVAVYMGSGLLSQRVGRRPMLIVGGLLCMFVAPVPYTLIASGNVRSFGTVLALLISVTVLISVPWGCLTTYLTERFTLGVRASGYGLGYSLGMVIPAFYAYIQSGLSSFMPLPYTAVVLLCFGGLLTVVGAVLSPETRDVDMK from the coding sequence ATGAGATCGACCGCAGCCGAGGCGCCCGAGTTACCGAGCGCCCAGCAGGAGAGTCGAGCGAAGAAGGCGGTGTTCGGGGCCTGGCTCGGCTTCTACGTCGACCTCTTCGATATCTATCTGCCGGTGATCGTGCTAGCACCGGCCTCGGTGTACTTCCAGGCCACCGGGGTTTCGGCCGGTACCGTCGCCCTCATCAACGGGTCGGTGTTCGCCGCTACCCTGATCGGCAGGCCACTGGGCGCGATGCTGTTCGGGCATCTGGCCGACAAGTTCGGGCGGCGCCGGATCACCGTCATCTCGGTGACCGGTTTCGGCGTGACGACCATGGCGATCGGTTTGCTGCCCGGCTACCAGCAGATCGGCATTCTCGCCGTGATCCTGCTGATCGCGCTGCGCTTCATCGACGGTGTGTTCCTCGGCGGCGAATACACATCCGCCACCCCGACCGCACTGGAACAGAGTGCGAAGGAGCGCCGCGGTCTCAACGGCGCGATCATCTCCACCGGCTTCCCGCTGGCGTACTGCTCGATCGCGCTGATCACACTCGGCCTTTTGCAGATCATGCCGGCGCAGGGTATCGACTCTGCCTACGTGCAGTGGGGCTGGCGTATCCCGTTCTTCGTGGGCGCGGTGCTATCGGTCGGTTTCGCGATCTGGTACGGGCGCAATGTCGAGGACAGCGAGGAATGGCAGCAGTCGGAGAAGGTGAAGACCCCGCTGCTGGAACTGTTCAAGGGCCGGTCCGGCCGCGACTTCCTGCAGGTTTTCGTGCTGACGACCGGCCTCTGGTTCACCAGCTACATGCTCACCACCGTCCTGCCCGGCCTGATGAAGAGCGAAGCGGAACTCAGCCCCAATGCCACCACCTCGGCGCTGGTGATCGCGAACGCGATCGTGGTGGCGGTCTATATGGGCAGTGGTCTGTTGTCGCAGAGGGTCGGCCGGCGGCCGATGCTCATCGTCGGCGGGCTGCTGTGCATGTTCGTGGCGCCCGTGCCGTATACGCTCATCGCGTCCGGGAACGTACGGTCCTTCGGTACCGTCCTCGCCCTGCTGATCTCGGTCACGGTGCTCATCAGCGTTCCGTGGGGATGTTTGACCACCTATCTGACAGAGCGGTTCACCCTCGGCGTCCGGGCTTCGGGCTACGGGCTCGGCTATTCGCTGGGAATGGTGATCCCCGCGTTCTACGCCTATATCCAGAGCGGGCTGTCGTCCTTCATGCCGTTGCCGTACACGGCGGTGGTCCTGCTGTGCTTCGGTGGACTGCTGACCGTCGTGGGCGCAGTGCTCAGTCCGGAGACGCGAGACGTCGATATGAAGTGA
- a CDS encoding dihydrodipicolinate synthase family protein, whose translation MRRQMSEAEQALLHRGTVIPAHPLALDHTRSLDERRQRALTRYYVDAGAGGLAVGVHTTQFEIRRPEIGLLRPVLELAAEEIDARVGDRPFLRIAGVAGPTEQAVSEAELARELGYSAVLVSPGGLADRDLDHLLDRSAAIGEVLPVIGFYLQEAVGGRYLPREYWRRLADQESTVAVKAAPFDRYRTLELVQGIVDSERGGEIALYTGNDDNIVADLLTRYDLPGPDGPVTRRFVGGLLGHWAVWTRAAVELHALVVEAWAGDERARTRALSLAAAVTDANAAVFDVRNNFAGVIAGVHEVLRRQGLLAGTWCLDPDEGLSDGQAAELTRISAAYEWLRAEDGFIAAGSEGWMS comes from the coding sequence ATGCGTCGGCAGATGTCCGAGGCCGAGCAGGCGCTGCTGCACCGGGGCACCGTGATCCCGGCCCACCCACTGGCTCTCGACCACACACGTAGCCTCGACGAACGCCGCCAGCGCGCGCTGACCCGTTACTACGTCGACGCGGGCGCCGGCGGCCTCGCGGTCGGTGTGCATACCACGCAGTTCGAGATCCGCCGTCCCGAGATCGGTCTGCTGCGACCTGTTCTCGAACTCGCGGCGGAGGAAATCGACGCGCGAGTCGGCGATCGGCCGTTCCTGCGCATCGCCGGCGTAGCCGGGCCCACGGAGCAGGCGGTGAGCGAGGCGGAACTGGCCCGGGAACTCGGGTACAGCGCCGTGCTCGTCTCACCCGGCGGCCTCGCTGACCGGGACCTCGACCACCTCCTCGACCGTTCCGCCGCGATCGGCGAGGTACTGCCCGTAATCGGGTTCTATCTGCAGGAAGCGGTCGGTGGCCGTTATCTGCCGCGCGAGTACTGGCGGCGGCTGGCCGACCAGGAATCCACCGTCGCGGTGAAGGCGGCGCCGTTCGATCGGTACCGGACGCTCGAACTGGTCCAGGGCATCGTCGACTCCGAGCGTGGCGGCGAGATAGCGCTCTACACCGGAAACGACGACAACATCGTCGCCGATCTGCTGACCCGATACGATCTGCCCGGCCCGGACGGGCCGGTGACCCGGCGGTTCGTCGGTGGGCTGCTCGGTCACTGGGCAGTGTGGACGCGGGCCGCGGTAGAGCTGCACGCACTCGTCGTCGAGGCGTGGGCGGGCGACGAGCGGGCGCGGACGCGCGCACTGTCGCTGGCGGCGGCGGTCACCGATGCTAATGCCGCGGTGTTCGATGTGCGCAACAACTTCGCCGGGGTGATCGCGGGGGTGCACGAAGTGCTCCGGCGCCAGGGCCTGCTCGCGGGCACCTGGTGCCTCGACCCCGACGAGGGTCTCTCCGACGGTCAGGCCGCCGAACTCACCCGAATCTCCGCCGCGTACGAATGGTTGCGCGCCGAGGACGGCTTCATTGCCGCCGGATCAGAAGGATGGATGTCATGA
- a CDS encoding NAD-dependent epimerase/dehydratase family protein — MFADEKELEWELARPGPELVAEAATWENDLIVLGAGGKIGSGVATMARRALDEAGRKAVRVLAASRWTDEGSRARLETMGVDTVMTDLSDPAAVEALPEAGNVVFLVGAKFGTATHTDEAWMTNTVLPAYVARRYAQSRITALSTGNVYPLTSPMTGGPVETDETGPVGEYAITCRGREQVFTHGARTRGTRVALVRLNYACEPRYGVVADIARRVHAGEPVDLSIGAVNVVWQRYTNEVVLRTLGHADTAPFLLNLTGPETASVRTIATRLGEELGVAPVFAGVEGETSLLSNAAKCHTLFGYPDRTLGELIRMQADWIGAGGQLWNKPTKFERRDGKF, encoded by the coding sequence ATGTTCGCGGATGAGAAGGAGCTCGAGTGGGAGCTCGCCCGGCCGGGGCCGGAACTTGTCGCCGAAGCCGCTACCTGGGAGAACGATCTGATCGTCCTGGGTGCGGGCGGGAAGATCGGGTCCGGGGTGGCCACAATGGCCCGTCGCGCCCTGGACGAGGCAGGACGAAAGGCGGTGCGGGTGCTGGCCGCGTCGCGCTGGACCGATGAGGGGTCCAGGGCGCGTCTCGAAACGATGGGCGTGGATACGGTCATGACCGATTTATCCGATCCGGCCGCCGTCGAAGCACTTCCGGAGGCGGGCAACGTGGTCTTCCTGGTCGGCGCGAAATTCGGTACGGCCACCCATACCGACGAGGCCTGGATGACCAACACCGTCCTACCCGCCTATGTCGCGCGGCGCTACGCGCAGTCCCGGATCACCGCCCTGTCGACCGGCAATGTGTACCCGCTGACCTCCCCGATGACGGGGGGCCCGGTGGAGACCGACGAAACCGGACCCGTCGGCGAATACGCCATCACGTGTCGCGGCCGGGAGCAGGTCTTCACCCACGGTGCCCGCACCCGTGGCACCCGCGTCGCGCTGGTACGGCTCAACTACGCGTGCGAACCGCGCTACGGGGTGGTCGCCGATATCGCCCGCCGCGTGCACGCCGGAGAGCCCGTCGACCTGTCGATCGGGGCTGTGAACGTGGTATGGCAGCGCTACACCAACGAAGTCGTCCTGCGGACCCTCGGTCACGCCGACACCGCCCCCTTCCTGCTCAATCTGACCGGTCCGGAAACCGCCTCGGTGCGCACCATCGCCACCCGGCTGGGCGAAGAACTCGGCGTCGCACCGGTCTTCGCCGGGGTGGAAGGTGAGACGAGCCTGCTCAGCAATGCCGCGAAATGTCACACCCTGTTCGGCTACCCCGACCGGACCCTGGGTGAACTGATCCGGATGCAGGCCGACTGGATCGGCGCGGGCGGACAGCTGTGGAACAAGCCCACCAAATTCGAGCGACGCGACGGGAAGTTCTGA
- a CDS encoding L-serine ammonia-lyase, translating into MTVSVFDLFSIGIGPSSSHTVGPMRAARLFVSELGTTGGLGRVRRIRVLLCGSLGATGRGHGSDIAVLAGLHGDDPETVDPHRPARLHATVTATGRLDLPGGHSIRFTGDDLVLDGAIRHPGHPNAMTITADVTDGSQIARTYFSIGGGFVTEATAAPPHPADIVVPHPFRSGAELFALAAETGLPVSDLVLANERSLRPGTDIAAGLDRIWSVMRECVAAGLHTDGRLPGPMAVRRRAPDLHRRLASTDAGADPLHRLDWVNAYAIAVNEENAAGGRVVTAPTNGAAGIIPAVLHYYQRFVPGADAAGIRRFLLTAAAIGALYKGNASISGAEVGCQGEVGSACSMAAGALCEVLGGTPAQVENAAEIAMEHNLGLTCDPVGGFVQIPCIERNAVAAVQAINAARIALAGDGTHRVSLDTVIQTMRETGADMQSKYKETSMGGLAVNVVEC; encoded by the coding sequence GTGACCGTGAGCGTGTTCGACCTGTTCTCGATCGGTATCGGGCCGTCGAGTTCGCACACCGTGGGCCCCATGCGGGCCGCGCGGCTGTTCGTATCCGAACTCGGGACGACCGGCGGTCTCGGGCGGGTTCGCCGGATCCGTGTCCTGCTGTGCGGTTCGCTCGGCGCGACCGGCCGTGGACACGGATCGGATATCGCAGTGCTCGCCGGCCTCCACGGCGACGATCCGGAAACCGTCGATCCCCACCGGCCGGCCCGGCTACACGCGACGGTCACCGCGACCGGGCGACTCGACCTGCCCGGCGGACATTCGATCCGGTTCACCGGCGACGACCTGGTATTGGACGGAGCCATCCGGCATCCCGGGCACCCCAATGCCATGACGATCACCGCCGACGTCACCGACGGCTCACAGATCGCGCGGACCTATTTCTCGATCGGGGGCGGATTCGTCACCGAAGCCACCGCGGCGCCCCCGCACCCGGCGGATATCGTCGTGCCCCACCCGTTCCGGTCCGGTGCCGAACTGTTCGCCCTGGCGGCCGAAACCGGTCTGCCCGTCAGCGATCTCGTGCTGGCCAACGAACGATCACTGCGGCCGGGAACCGATATCGCCGCGGGACTGGATCGCATCTGGTCGGTCATGCGCGAATGCGTAGCCGCGGGCCTGCACACCGACGGCCGACTGCCCGGTCCGATGGCCGTCCGCCGGCGCGCCCCGGACCTGCACCGCCGCCTCGCGTCGACCGACGCCGGTGCCGATCCGCTGCACCGGCTGGACTGGGTCAACGCCTACGCCATTGCCGTCAACGAGGAGAACGCTGCCGGAGGCCGGGTCGTCACCGCTCCCACCAACGGCGCCGCCGGCATAATCCCCGCGGTACTGCACTACTACCAGCGTTTCGTCCCGGGTGCCGACGCTGCCGGGATCCGGCGGTTCCTGCTCACCGCCGCCGCGATCGGCGCACTGTACAAGGGCAATGCCTCGATCTCCGGCGCCGAAGTGGGGTGCCAGGGTGAGGTCGGATCGGCGTGCTCGATGGCAGCCGGTGCGCTGTGCGAGGTTCTCGGCGGAACACCCGCCCAGGTCGAGAACGCCGCCGAGATCGCGATGGAACACAATTTGGGGCTCACCTGCGACCCGGTCGGCGGGTTCGTGCAGATTCCGTGTATCGAACGCAATGCCGTCGCGGCCGTACAGGCCATCAATGCCGCTCGGATCGCCCTGGCCGGTGACGGCACACATCGGGTCAGCCTGGACACTGTCATCCAGACAATGCGTGAAACTGGAGCGGACATGCAGTCCAAGTACAAGGAAACATCGATGGGGGGCCTCGCCGTCAATGTCGTCGAATGCTGA
- the ilvD gene encoding dihydroxy-acid dehydratase — translation MKPRSRDVTDGLEKTAARGMLRAVGMGDDDWGKAQIGVASSWNEITPCNLSLDRLAGACKDGVFAAGGFPMQFGTISVSDGISMGHEGMHFSLVSREVIADSVETVMQAERLDGSVLLAGCDKSLPGMLMAAARLNLASVFLYAGSILPGIAKLSDGSEREVTIIDAFEAVGACSRGLMSRADVDAIERAICPGEGACGGMYTANTMASAAEALGMSLPGSAAPPATDRRRDGYARRSGQAVVELIRRGITTSDILTLESFENAIAVVMAFGGSTNAVLHLLAIAHEAGVALSLDDFARVGRRVPHLADVKPFGRHVMTDIDRVGGVPVLMKALLDAGLLHGDCLTVTGRTVAENLADIAPPDPDGKVVRALSAPIHPTGGITILHGSLAPGGAVVKSAGFDSDVFEGTARVFDRERAAMDALEDGTISPGDVVVIRYEGPKGGPGMREMLAITAAIKGAGLGKDVLLLTDGRFSGGTTGLCVGHVAPEAVDAGPIAFVRDGDRIRLDVGSGTLDLLVDPVELAHRSEGWEPLPSRYTRGVLAKYSRLVGSASYGAVCD, via the coding sequence ATGAAACCCCGCAGTCGCGATGTCACCGACGGGCTGGAGAAAACGGCTGCGCGCGGAATGCTGCGCGCAGTCGGCATGGGCGACGACGACTGGGGAAAGGCCCAGATCGGAGTGGCCTCCTCATGGAACGAGATCACCCCGTGCAATCTGTCGCTCGATCGGCTGGCCGGGGCGTGCAAGGACGGGGTGTTCGCAGCCGGTGGGTTCCCGATGCAGTTCGGCACCATCTCGGTCTCCGACGGTATCTCGATGGGGCACGAGGGGATGCACTTCTCGCTGGTCTCGCGTGAGGTGATCGCCGACAGCGTGGAGACGGTGATGCAGGCCGAACGGCTGGATGGATCGGTGCTGCTGGCCGGCTGCGACAAATCCCTGCCCGGGATGCTGATGGCGGCGGCCCGGCTGAACTTGGCGAGTGTGTTCCTCTACGCCGGGTCGATCCTGCCGGGTATCGCGAAACTGTCCGACGGCAGCGAACGTGAGGTGACCATCATCGACGCATTCGAGGCGGTGGGCGCCTGTTCGCGCGGTCTCATGAGCCGGGCTGACGTGGACGCGATAGAGCGGGCCATCTGCCCGGGTGAGGGCGCGTGCGGCGGAATGTACACCGCCAATACGATGGCGAGCGCGGCTGAAGCGCTGGGGATGTCGTTGCCCGGTAGTGCGGCACCGCCCGCCACGGATCGTCGCCGCGACGGATACGCGCGGCGCAGCGGCCAGGCCGTGGTCGAACTGATCCGGCGGGGGATCACCACCTCCGATATCCTCACCCTCGAGTCGTTCGAGAACGCGATCGCCGTGGTGATGGCCTTCGGCGGATCCACCAACGCCGTCCTGCACCTGCTCGCCATCGCGCACGAGGCCGGAGTGGCCCTGAGCTTGGACGATTTCGCCCGGGTCGGCCGGCGGGTCCCGCATCTGGCCGATGTGAAACCGTTCGGCCGGCATGTGATGACCGATATCGACCGGGTGGGTGGTGTCCCGGTGCTGATGAAAGCGTTGCTGGACGCCGGACTGCTACACGGTGACTGTCTCACCGTCACCGGCCGGACGGTCGCCGAGAACCTGGCCGATATCGCGCCGCCGGACCCGGACGGCAAGGTCGTCCGCGCCCTGTCCGCGCCGATTCACCCGACCGGCGGTATCACCATCCTGCACGGTTCGCTCGCACCCGGTGGTGCCGTGGTCAAATCCGCCGGTTTCGACTCCGATGTCTTCGAGGGGACCGCACGGGTCTTCGACCGTGAACGGGCCGCGATGGACGCCCTCGAGGACGGGACGATATCGCCGGGCGATGTGGTGGTCATCCGCTACGAAGGGCCCAAGGGAGGTCCGGGTATGCGGGAGATGCTGGCCATCACGGCGGCGATCAAGGGAGCCGGGCTCGGCAAGGATGTGCTGCTGCTGACCGACGGACGGTTCTCCGGGGGAACGACCGGGCTGTGCGTCGGGCATGTGGCCCCGGAAGCGGTCGACGCGGGGCCGATCGCGTTCGTCCGGGACGGTGACAGGATCCGTCTCGACGTCGGCTCGGGAACCCTCGACCTGCTGGTCGATCCGGTCGAACTCGCCCACCGGAGTGAAGGCTGGGAACCGCTGCCGTCCCGATACACCCGCGGGGTGCTCGCGAAGTACTCGCGGCTGGTGGGGTCGGCTTCCTATGGCGCCGTATGCGATTGA
- a CDS encoding chloramphenicol phosphotransferase CPT family protein, with translation MQNTAPPCRVIFLNGTSSAGKTTLARAVQDESDIPFVYWGIDTLFGLVPPNWGGGRDGPLSRDGFWYDRTGHDADGHPLVVIRYGPAGERMLRSACAAAAAFARGGDHLVVDEMLLTPDLLPMWLDALTGLEVQLVRVTCPLPVAEQRERARGHPIGLARGHLHAVHDHGLPYATVVDTTTGTPAELARAVLRREPTVC, from the coding sequence ATGCAGAACACCGCGCCCCCGTGCCGGGTCATCTTTCTCAACGGCACATCGAGCGCCGGGAAGACCACCTTGGCCCGGGCCGTCCAGGACGAGAGCGATATCCCGTTCGTCTATTGGGGAATCGATACGCTCTTCGGCCTGGTCCCCCCGAACTGGGGCGGCGGGCGCGACGGTCCGCTCAGCCGCGACGGGTTCTGGTACGACCGGACCGGCCATGACGCCGACGGGCATCCGCTGGTGGTGATCCGTTACGGTCCGGCCGGAGAGCGGATGCTGCGATCGGCGTGTGCCGCGGCCGCGGCATTCGCCCGCGGGGGCGATCATCTGGTGGTCGACGAGATGTTGCTGACCCCGGACCTGCTACCGATGTGGCTGGATGCGCTGACCGGTCTGGAGGTTCAGCTCGTCCGCGTCACCTGTCCGCTGCCCGTCGCCGAGCAGCGGGAACGAGCTCGCGGGCACCCGATCGGTCTGGCGCGTGGCCATCTACATGCGGTGCACGACCACGGGCTCCCCTACGCGACCGTTGTCGATACGACCACAGGCACTCCCGCCGAACTGGCCCGAGCCGTATTGCGACGCGAACCGACGGTGTGCTGA
- a CDS encoding YceI family protein, whose product MTTPAETTSSSTVLRAGDWALDTAHSSVAFTVRHLGIAKVRGGFSRFETEFVVDESGAATIGATVHLDSFDTGNPDRDAHVRTADFLDVTNRPTLTFRALEPVRVADSFTVAGEATLGGVTRPVVLDAEWGGIGDFGPSGERHAGFSATGTIKRTDFGVGGLLPGMLSDAVKIELEIQLIEPG is encoded by the coding sequence ATGACTACACCAGCGGAAACCACCAGCTCCTCCACCGTCCTGCGCGCCGGCGACTGGGCGCTCGACACCGCGCATTCCTCGGTCGCGTTCACTGTCCGGCATCTCGGCATCGCCAAGGTGCGCGGCGGATTCAGCCGCTTCGAGACGGAGTTCGTCGTGGACGAATCGGGCGCGGCGACCATCGGTGCGACTGTTCACCTCGATTCGTTCGACACCGGCAATCCCGACCGTGACGCACATGTCCGCACCGCCGATTTCCTCGATGTCACCAACCGTCCGACGCTGACCTTCCGCGCCCTCGAACCGGTCCGCGTCGCCGATTCGTTCACAGTGGCCGGGGAAGCCACCCTGGGCGGGGTCACCCGGCCGGTCGTTCTGGATGCCGAGTGGGGTGGAATCGGCGATTTCGGTCCCAGTGGCGAACGCCACGCCGGATTCTCGGCGACCGGCACCATCAAGCGCACCGATTTCGGCGTCGGGGGCCTGTTGCCCGGGATGTTGAGCGACGCCGTCAAGATCGAGCTGGAGATCCAGCTCATCGAGCCCGGATAG
- a CDS encoding helix-turn-helix transcriptional regulator, with product MARNAFAEFLVRRRAELRPGDIGLPAGGRRRTPGLRREEVAVRAGVSADYLARLEQGRDTNPSIAVVEALATALLLDERERSTFGWLALTSTHDARCQEASCPEPAGESEQVPETIEAVLRALAPTSAFVLGRRLNVLGWNAAWEDFVTPLGLLDNRDEVNLARYVYQHPMARKVLRNWSEAADTFAETLRRASLRWPGDAGLRETIDTLHRTPEFATRWRPQGPGHPVTATLRFGHPDLGAVDVPFESLESGSEQSVVVWLVARAPESAQALRLVPPRAAGQ from the coding sequence ATGGCCCGTAACGCATTCGCGGAGTTCCTGGTCAGACGCCGCGCCGAACTCCGACCCGGCGATATCGGTCTGCCCGCCGGCGGCCGCCGCCGTACTCCAGGGCTGCGGCGGGAGGAAGTCGCGGTGCGCGCGGGTGTCAGTGCCGATTACCTGGCCCGGCTCGAACAGGGCCGCGATACCAATCCCTCGATCGCGGTGGTGGAAGCGCTCGCCACAGCGTTGCTGCTCGACGAACGGGAGCGCAGCACCTTCGGCTGGCTCGCGCTGACCAGCACCCACGACGCCAGATGCCAGGAGGCCAGCTGTCCGGAGCCGGCCGGCGAGTCCGAACAGGTCCCCGAGACTATCGAGGCAGTGCTGCGGGCACTCGCCCCCACCTCGGCATTCGTCCTGGGCAGGCGGCTGAACGTACTGGGCTGGAACGCGGCCTGGGAGGATTTCGTCACACCGCTCGGTCTCCTGGACAACCGGGACGAGGTGAATCTGGCCCGCTACGTCTACCAGCATCCGATGGCACGGAAAGTACTGCGCAACTGGTCCGAGGCCGCCGATACCTTCGCCGAGACACTGCGCCGCGCGAGCCTGCGCTGGCCCGGCGACGCCGGCCTACGGGAGACGATCGACACCTTGCACAGGACTCCCGAGTTCGCGACCCGCTGGCGCCCTCAGGGGCCCGGGCACCCGGTCACCGCAACGCTGCGCTTCGGCCATCCGGACCTGGGCGCGGTCGACGTACCGTTCGAGAGCCTGGAGAGCGGCAGCGAGCAGAGCGTGGTGGTCTGGCTCGTCGCCCGAGCCCCGGAATCCGCTCAGGCGCTACGGCTGGTGCCGCCACGAGCCGCTGGTCAGTGA